In Lotus japonicus ecotype B-129 chromosome 5, LjGifu_v1.2, one genomic interval encodes:
- the LOC130717737 gene encoding uncharacterized protein LOC130717737, producing MQYLLTPCSSSFLQPYALHHHPHLLHKVRRPGLLKPHCSQGQQSLRTTSWSQVSLSLFGTGFLFGPLIDGLHSRVNLVVYKSGSIDIGPLHTNIWVPFLLGLFYCSVGLLQLYLDERVLNKVQEGSFAKTIVSLILLVLFIALSAELYKAGIAKNTEAYILFAAAEFMWFLLDRTWPGFTLACLVGLACPLAEIPIMKFFHLWYYPQANIELFGQGLVTWTLTCYFVYTPFLINLSRWLRTVFTAKIEDSA from the exons TCCATAAAGTTCGCAGACCGGGTCTACTTAAGCCTCACTGTTCTCAGGGACAGCAGAGCCTCAGAACTACTTCATGGAGTCAGGTGTCACTTTCACTATTTGGCACAGGCTTCTTGTTTGGTCCCCTTATTGATGGACTCCATTCCAGAGTCAATCTGGTGGTGTACAAGTCAGGATCAATTGACATAGGTCCACTCCACACAAACATCTGG GTTCCTTTCTTGCTGGGGTTGTTTTACTGTTCGGTTGGTTTGCTTCAACTCTACCTAGATGAGAGGGTCTTAAACAAGGTTCAAGAGGGAAGTTTTGCAAAAACAATTGTCTCGCTGAT ATTGCTGGTGCTGTTCATAGCATTGAGTGCTGAACTCTACAAAGCCGGAATTGCAAAGAACACTGAGGCCTACATATTATTTGCTGCAGCTGAGTTCATGTGGTTTTTATTGGATAGGACATGGCCAGGCTTCACCCTGGCATGTCTCGTTGGGCTTGCATGCCCGCTCGCTGAGATACCCATTATGAA GTTCTTCCACCtttggtactatcctcaagcgaATATTGAACTCTTTGGTCAG GGGCTAGTTACTTGGACTCTCACTTGCTACTTCGTATATACGCCTTTCTTGATCAATTTGTCCCGGTGGTTGAGAACAGTTTTTACTGCTAAAATAGAGGACTCTgcctaa